A DNA window from Gemella massiliensis contains the following coding sequences:
- a CDS encoding MMPL family transporter: MRKILKNKYTSILIVWLGILIISLLTMPSISKVVREKGQIKLPENLQSQVANKLSIEYNNNQNTSQVIAVFNRDGGLTDDNRKNIVEILNRLKDKKDDYSIKGITSAADSKEAEKQLLSEDKTTELALISVDKDKVREMSENINTELKTEGLNTYVTGSDVLTHEFANETQKGIKKTEIISIVFILAVLIIVFRSWVAPLLSLITVGISLIVSLNITMNLAWHYELPLSNFTQVFLAVVLLGIGTDYNILLYTKFKEELTSGIGKIQAAKIALRTAGKTIIYSGSSVFIGFAVLGLADFIIYQSAVSVAIGIAVLLLNLLTLNMFFMTVLGEKMFLPNRKAAGHKESKLWSLLSGITLKKPVVMLGVMLVLIIPFLMQLSSRTLNYNDADELPETNFAKQGYTVVEKHFSKGMIAPVSIYIGTDRELTNKEDLSEINKITTYLKNKNEVDKVLSVTEPTGEKIDALYLKDQFNTLLQRVGEAQDGIKKINSGLSTAKTKIEDQDVTGKLGQVNKLADGANKLADGTVKFNSGLGTYVNGVDTFNNNIESIITSPKIAMLGEQMQHLSDLSKKIDSLGIKGEVISNKLAKLSLLIDKINANINDPRLTKLEEKVTTLSQITEQLTTLKAQSKELTGEVTALVQQTKTLNEPITKIRAGGDTLLSEMNKIQTGSKQISDGTNQLNNALQQMGGSVNQLTNGLSKANTGLSTIDTGITDANSYLKELGESFVGNTFYVPNSVLNSGQLNRSFDQYLSKDKKVTKLTVVLKDKPSTLDSAKVINSLDGELKTITAGTSLKDAKIAIGGQTSQINDLENLTNKDFTRSATIMLIGIAVMLIAITRSIVQPIAIVGTLIGTYFASLSIAELLSKLILGKEHLAWNAPFFIFIMLIALGVDYSIFLAMRYKENINLAHLTPKEAIYHASGTIGGVVISAAIILGGTFAALYPSGITTLIHVALGVIVGLAILAVVLPIIMSAVVKLSYGKNIVTKK; the protein is encoded by the coding sequence ATGAGAAAGATATTAAAAAATAAATATACATCAATATTAATAGTGTGGTTAGGTATACTGATTATTTCTTTACTGACAATGCCAAGTATTTCAAAAGTTGTCAGAGAAAAAGGGCAGATTAAATTACCTGAAAACTTACAAAGTCAGGTAGCTAATAAGTTGTCAATTGAATATAATAACAATCAAAATACCAGTCAAGTGATTGCCGTCTTTAATCGTGATGGCGGATTAACGGATGATAATCGTAAAAATATTGTCGAAATTTTAAATCGTTTAAAGGATAAAAAAGATGATTATTCTATTAAGGGTATAACGAGTGCCGCAGATAGTAAAGAAGCTGAAAAACAACTTTTAAGTGAAGATAAAACGACAGAATTAGCACTTATTTCGGTTGATAAGGATAAAGTAAGAGAAATGAGTGAAAATATTAATACGGAATTAAAAACAGAAGGTCTAAATACATATGTAACAGGTAGTGATGTTTTAACACATGAATTTGCTAATGAAACACAAAAAGGTATAAAGAAAACAGAAATTATTTCAATCGTGTTTATTTTAGCAGTGTTAATTATTGTTTTTCGTTCATGGGTTGCACCACTTCTGTCATTGATTACAGTTGGAATTTCGTTAATCGTATCGTTAAATATAACTATGAATTTAGCATGGCATTATGAATTGCCGTTGTCTAATTTTACGCAGGTATTTTTAGCTGTTGTGTTACTCGGTATTGGAACGGATTATAACATCTTATTGTATACAAAATTTAAAGAAGAGTTAACAAGCGGTATAGGAAAAATACAAGCGGCTAAGATAGCACTAAGAACAGCGGGGAAAACAATTATATACAGTGGCTCGTCCGTATTTATAGGTTTTGCCGTATTGGGATTGGCAGATTTTATTATTTATCAATCTGCGGTTAGCGTAGCTATTGGTATAGCGGTGTTATTGCTTAATTTATTAACACTTAATATGTTTTTTATGACCGTACTTGGTGAAAAAATGTTTCTTCCAAATCGAAAAGCCGCCGGTCATAAGGAGAGTAAATTATGGTCATTATTGTCAGGTATAACATTAAAAAAACCTGTAGTAATGTTAGGGGTAATGCTAGTATTGATAATACCGTTTTTAATGCAGTTATCAAGTCGTACATTAAATTATAATGATGCGGATGAATTACCGGAAACTAACTTTGCCAAACAAGGATATACAGTTGTAGAAAAACATTTTTCCAAAGGAATGATTGCTCCAGTATCAATATATATAGGAACAGATAGAGAACTTACTAACAAAGAAGATTTAAGTGAAATAAACAAAATTACGACATATTTAAAAAATAAAAATGAAGTAGATAAAGTGCTTTCTGTAACGGAGCCTACAGGTGAAAAAATTGATGCTTTATATTTGAAAGATCAATTTAACACCTTGTTGCAAAGAGTTGGGGAGGCTCAAGACGGTATTAAAAAAATTAATAGTGGGTTGAGTACAGCTAAAACTAAAATAGAAGATCAAGATGTTACCGGGAAATTAGGACAGGTAAATAAATTAGCAGATGGTGCTAATAAATTAGCAGACGGAACAGTTAAGTTTAATTCAGGATTAGGTACATATGTTAATGGGGTTGATACATTTAATAATAATATAGAAAGTATAATAACCAGTCCAAAAATAGCAATGCTGGGGGAACAAATGCAGCATTTATCAGATTTATCAAAAAAAATAGACAGTTTGGGAATTAAAGGGGAGGTAATTAGTAATAAATTAGCTAAATTGTCATTATTAATTGATAAAATCAATGCTAATATAAATGATCCGAGATTAACAAAATTAGAAGAAAAAGTAACAACTTTATCACAAATAACAGAGCAGTTGACTACATTGAAAGCACAAAGTAAGGAATTAACTGGTGAAGTAACAGCACTTGTTCAACAAACAAAAACCTTGAATGAACCGATAACTAAAATAAGAGCAGGAGGGGATACACTTCTTAGTGAAATGAATAAAATTCAAACAGGAAGTAAGCAAATAAGCGATGGAACAAACCAATTAAATAACGCATTGCAACAAATGGGTGGCAGTGTGAACCAACTAACAAACGGATTATCTAAAGCTAATACAGGACTGTCAACAATTGATACAGGTATAACAGATGCCAACAGTTATTTAAAAGAATTAGGAGAATCATTTGTCGGAAATACATTTTATGTTCCTAATTCGGTATTAAATTCAGGACAACTTAATCGTAGTTTTGATCAATATTTGTCAAAAGATAAAAAAGTAACAAAATTAACCGTAGTGTTAAAAGATAAGCCAAGCACCTTAGATTCAGCTAAAGTAATCAACAGTTTAGACGGTGAGTTAAAAACTATTACAGCGGGAACATCATTGAAAGATGCAAAAATAGCTATCGGAGGACAAACATCACAAATAAATGATTTAGAAAACTTAACCAATAAGGATTTTACCCGTTCGGCAACAATTATGTTAATTGGTATTGCCGTTATGCTTATAGCTATTACCCGTTCAATCGTTCAACCTATTGCGATAGTGGGAACATTAATCGGAACTTATTTTGCTTCATTAAGTATAGCGGAGTTGTTATCTAAATTAATATTAGGAAAAGAACATTTAGCGTGGAATGCACCATTCTTTATCTTCATTATGCTAATAGCATTAGGAGTGGATTATAGTATATTTTTAGCGATGCGTTATAAAGAAAATATAAATTTAGCTCATCTAACACCTAAAGAAGCTATTTATCATGCTTCAGGAACAATTGGAGGTGTTGTTATTTCAGCTGCTATTATTCTTGGTGGGACATTCGCAGCACTTTATCCATCAGGTATTACTACACTTATTCATGTGGCACTTGGTGTAATAGTAGGTCTGGCTATACTTGCAGTTGTGTTGCCGATTATTATGTCGGCAGTTGTTAAATTGAGTTATGGTAAAAATATTGTAACTAAAAAATGA
- a CDS encoding LLM class flavin-dependent oxidoreductase: MRLSVLNLVPLRQDESFKDAIDAMVRLAKKVEKLGYTRYWIAEHHNMKNVASSATQLLIQHTLANTDKIRVGSGGVMLPNHSPYIVAEQYGTIDTLYPKRVDLGLGRAPGTDYNTSRAIRRVKSEELDFKKEVNELAEYFKDERPVHAYPAAGRNVPLYILGSSTDSAYLAAELGLPYSFAAHFAPSMMENAIAIYRHYFKPSSSLKQPYVILGANAVVADTDEEAKKLSTTQLQAFLNIVTNNPQGLQPPLNSEESVWKNYAIATKVPHFGPIAFDYNEIVDHEKSIVEHMTKVSFIGSKETVRKQIENLKRRVNFDELLINSYIYDEQAQHYSYQLLAEVVKEM; encoded by the coding sequence ATGAGATTATCGGTATTAAATTTGGTACCATTACGTCAAGATGAGAGTTTTAAAGATGCTATAGATGCAATGGTTAGGTTGGCAAAAAAAGTAGAAAAATTAGGATATACGCGTTATTGGATAGCTGAACATCATAATATGAAAAATGTTGCAAGCAGTGCAACACAACTTTTAATTCAACATACATTAGCTAATACTGATAAAATTCGTGTTGGATCCGGTGGTGTTATGTTACCGAACCATAGCCCGTATATTGTTGCTGAACAGTATGGAACTATTGATACTTTATATCCTAAACGGGTGGATTTAGGGTTAGGTAGAGCTCCGGGAACGGATTACAATACATCACGTGCTATCCGAAGGGTAAAAAGTGAAGAATTAGATTTCAAAAAAGAAGTAAACGAATTGGCGGAATATTTTAAAGATGAACGACCTGTTCATGCTTATCCGGCGGCTGGGCGTAATGTACCGCTTTATATATTAGGGTCAAGTACGGATAGTGCTTATTTAGCAGCAGAGTTAGGTTTACCATATTCATTTGCAGCACATTTTGCACCTAGTATGATGGAAAATGCGATAGCTATATATCGTCATTATTTTAAGCCGTCAAGTAGTTTGAAGCAACCATATGTAATTCTCGGCGCTAATGCAGTTGTAGCTGATACTGATGAAGAAGCCAAGAAATTATCAACAACTCAATTACAAGCGTTTCTTAATATAGTAACTAATAATCCTCAAGGATTACAACCTCCTTTAAATTCAGAAGAATCCGTATGGAAAAACTATGCAATTGCAACAAAGGTACCGCATTTCGGCCCGATAGCATTTGATTATAATGAGATTGTAGATCATGAAAAGAGCATTGTTGAACATATGACGAAAGTTTCTTTTATCGGCAGTAAAGAAACCGTAAGAAAACAAATAGAAAATTTGAAACGAAGAGTAAACTTTGATGAATTGTTGATTAACTCGTATATTTACGATGAACAGGCACAACATTATTCATATCAGCTGTTAGCGGAAGTTGTAAAAGAGATGTAA
- a CDS encoding ABC transporter ATP-binding protein — translation MLNVYKKILYYVPKERYLVYLGILFSIFSVISTISAYYYFNEFLNKLVIDNNISDSKYYAFVIVGFLVGSSILYGISGIITHVLGFRLETNLRKYGINGLSNASFSFFDTHSSGKTRKIIDDNAEQTHMIVAHLIPDNARAILTPILILILGFIVNWKVGVSLVVLCLVSGLALSLMMGEKNFMDIYQKSLERLSSETVEYVRGIQVIKIFGINVLSFKALHNAIKDYSKYALDYSMSCKRGYVGFQLFFYGFIAIIIPIVIFFIDMSDPRQLTVELIMILFLSGVLFVSIMGIMYVSMYAYLGTSVVEKLENIFNEMQSNKLSFGDKEEFKNFDIEFENVNFGYNEKLILNNLSFKLEENKSYAFVGSSGSGKSTIAKLISGFYKISSGAVKIGGENIESYKEEALIKNISFVFQSVKLFKNSIYENVKLGRDDATYEEVMEALHLAGCDTILDKFKDRENTIIGTKGVYLSGGEKQRIAIARAILKDAKIIIMDEASAAVDPDNEYELQRAFANLIKDKTVIMIAHRLSSIRNVDEILVVDNGKIIERGSDKELMSIDSSYKEFQRVYGQANEWRVSHEK, via the coding sequence ATGCTAAACGTTTATAAAAAAATATTATATTATGTACCAAAAGAACGTTATTTAGTTTATCTAGGGATATTGTTTTCTATATTTTCTGTTATTTCAACTATAAGTGCATATTATTATTTTAATGAATTTCTAAATAAATTAGTCATTGATAATAATATATCCGATTCTAAATACTATGCGTTTGTTATAGTAGGCTTTTTGGTTGGTAGTTCGATATTATATGGAATTTCAGGGATAATAACTCATGTTTTAGGATTCAGATTAGAAACAAATCTTAGAAAATATGGAATAAATGGATTATCAAATGCAAGTTTCAGTTTTTTTGATACCCATAGTTCAGGAAAAACAAGAAAAATTATTGATGATAATGCAGAACAGACTCACATGATAGTGGCGCATTTAATCCCGGACAATGCACGTGCGATATTAACGCCGATTTTAATTTTAATATTAGGGTTTATAGTGAACTGGAAAGTAGGAGTATCACTGGTGGTTTTATGCTTAGTTAGTGGTTTAGCATTATCACTTATGATGGGTGAAAAGAACTTTATGGATATTTACCAAAAATCTTTAGAAAGACTTAGTAGTGAAACCGTTGAGTATGTAAGGGGTATACAGGTAATAAAAATTTTCGGTATTAATGTTTTATCATTTAAAGCCTTGCATAATGCCATAAAAGATTATTCAAAATATGCTCTTGATTATTCTATGAGTTGTAAGAGAGGGTATGTCGGGTTTCAACTGTTCTTTTATGGTTTTATAGCTATAATAATACCAATTGTTATATTTTTTATTGACATGAGTGACCCACGACAATTAACTGTTGAATTAATAATGATACTGTTTTTAAGTGGAGTTTTATTTGTATCTATTATGGGAATAATGTATGTTTCGATGTACGCATATTTAGGAACTTCTGTAGTAGAAAAATTAGAAAATATTTTTAATGAAATGCAAAGCAATAAATTAAGTTTTGGTGATAAAGAAGAATTTAAAAACTTTGATATAGAATTTGAAAATGTTAATTTTGGCTATAATGAAAAACTTATTTTGAATAATTTAAGTTTTAAACTTGAAGAGAATAAAAGTTATGCTTTTGTAGGTTCTTCAGGAAGCGGTAAGTCAACTATAGCTAAACTTATTTCCGGTTTTTACAAAATTAGTTCAGGAGCTGTAAAAATTGGTGGTGAAAATATAGAATCATATAAAGAAGAAGCACTTATTAAAAATATTTCTTTTGTATTTCAAAGTGTAAAACTATTTAAAAATAGTATTTATGAAAATGTAAAATTAGGAAGAGATGATGCAACATATGAAGAAGTTATGGAGGCTCTTCATCTTGCAGGATGCGATACTATTTTAGATAAATTTAAAGATAGAGAAAATACTATAATCGGAACTAAGGGAGTATATCTATCAGGCGGAGAAAAACAAAGAATAGCAATTGCCAGAGCTATTTTAAAAGATGCAAAAATAATAATCATGGATGAGGCAAGTGCAGCGGTGGATCCTGATAATGAGTATGAATTACAAAGAGCTTTTGCAAATCTTATTAAAGATAAAACGGTGATAATGATTGCTCATCGTTTATCAAGTATAAGAAATGTAGATGAAATACTTGTAGTTGATAATGGAAAAATTATCGAACGAGGTTCTGATAAAGAATTAATGTCTATAGATAGTTCATATAAAGAGTTTCAAAGAGTTTATGGACAGGCAAATGAATGGAGGGTTAGTCATGAAAAATAG
- a CDS encoding ISL3 family transposase: MNNFNTKTKEIKEGEFIKNLLQIKDKNITIEKTHNETIKNNQKYFVFKGTLTYKPKKCECCGCLNKGYTVVKNGFNELTRINLLKISGIPAYLELRKQRFKCKTCNKKFVATTSFVDKYCSISKNVKFSIMSDLADTLSFKQIAKMNNVSVNTVIRTLYKCKSHVDILNYNTLPEYLCFDELKFTKDSKNGMSFIFLDALTHEIIDIVDGRTEYILNNYFSRFSKEARSNVKAICIDIYTPYMKLIRNKFPNAEIVIDRFHIIQNVNRELYSKC, translated from the coding sequence ATGAATAATTTTAACACAAAAACAAAAGAAATAAAAGAGGGAGAATTCATTAAAAACCTACTACAAATAAAAGATAAAAATATAACTATTGAGAAAACACATAACGAAACTATAAAAAATAATCAAAAGTACTTTGTATTCAAAGGTACCTTAACATATAAACCCAAGAAGTGTGAATGCTGTGGTTGTCTTAATAAAGGTTATACTGTAGTTAAAAACGGCTTTAATGAACTTACTAGAATTAATCTATTAAAAATATCAGGTATCCCTGCTTATTTGGAACTAAGAAAGCAACGTTTCAAGTGTAAAACTTGTAATAAAAAATTTGTAGCTACTACTTCTTTTGTAGATAAATACTGTAGTATTTCTAAAAATGTTAAGTTTTCTATAATGAGTGATTTAGCTGATACTTTATCTTTTAAACAAATAGCCAAAATGAATAATGTATCGGTTAATACTGTTATAAGAACTCTTTATAAATGTAAATCCCATGTAGACATTCTTAACTATAATACCTTACCTGAGTATTTATGCTTTGATGAGTTAAAGTTTACTAAAGATAGTAAAAATGGTATGAGTTTTATTTTTTTAGATGCTTTAACTCATGAGATTATTGATATAGTTGATGGTAGAACTGAGTATATTTTAAATAATTATTTTTCCAGATTTTCTAAAGAGGCTAGAAGTAATGTTAAGGCTATTTGTATTGATATTTATACTCCTTATATGAAGTTGATTAGAAATAAGTTTCCTAATGCTGAAATTGTTATAGATAGGTTTCATATTATTCAAAATGTTAATAGAGAACTTTATTCAAAATGTTAA
- a CDS encoding transposase has product MLIENFIQNVNRELNRTRVKLMNIYKKQKGINYTLLKNNWKLILEDESNVTHGRFFFNRSFRSLVTRRDILDYLLGLDCIFKASYERVQDIRYAIRYRNELEFKELIEKSTIDLSDGVSKAINTMRKHKEYMLNSVRYSISNGSLEGINNKIKVLKRVSYGYNSFYNFRLRILVVSRLFVSEYKNNISFKGVLKNAKQHCIA; this is encoded by the coding sequence ATGTTAATAGAGAACTTTATTCAAAATGTTAATAGAGAACTTAATAGAACTAGAGTTAAGCTAATGAATATTTACAAAAAACAAAAAGGTATTAATTATACTCTTTTAAAAAATAATTGGAAGTTAATATTAGAAGATGAAAGTAATGTTACTCATGGTAGGTTTTTCTTTAATAGGAGTTTTAGGAGTTTAGTTACTAGACGTGATATTTTAGATTATTTATTAGGATTAGATTGTATATTTAAGGCTAGCTATGAGAGAGTTCAGGATATTAGATATGCAATAAGGTATAGAAATGAGTTGGAGTTTAAAGAATTAATTGAAAAATCTACTATCGATTTATCTGATGGTGTTAGTAAGGCTATTAATACTATGAGAAAACATAAAGAGTATATGCTTAATAGTGTTAGGTATTCTATTTCTAATGGTTCTTTGGAGGGTATTAATAATAAGATAAAGGTTTTAAAGAGAGTTTCTTATGGTTATAATAGCTTTTATAACTTTAGATTACGCATTTTAGTTGTTTCTAGGTTATTTGTTTCTGAGTATAAAAATAATATTTCTTTTAAGGGCGTTTTGAAAAATGCCAAGCAACACTGCATTGCTTAG
- a CDS encoding ABC transporter ATP-binding protein: MKNRIKNLFALTDQGAEDLMRASTYSFLVYFINMFPAILLMYFIDGLLLDHIKNKYEYLGISIVVLIVMYILLDKEYDSLFNATYRESENLRIDIATTISKLPLSYFSKHDLSDISQTVMKDVEAIEHAMSHAMAKAIGFFIFFPIISILLLLGNVWLGLTVIISVAVSYMFIVISKKLQLSANKKHYDKLRANSESFQEAIELQQDIKSFGLSEKIRRSLDKKMEESEKIHLKAEVVLFVPMLLSWIISQLSLAGVIVVGTILYANGSINLLYLLGYIFAATKIKEAVDGLSANTTEIFYLDSRIKRIKEIKEFPLQEGKNVEFNNFDIELKNVEFAYDKNSKVLKDVSFVAKQNEVTALVGVSGCGKTSVLKLVSRLYDYDKGSITIDNHDIKDIATDSLFKYISIVFQDVVLFNTSILENIRIGRKDATDEEVKEAAKLAYCDFIDKLPDGYDTIIGENGATLSGGERQRLSIARAFLKNAPIIILDEITAALDVETEKKIQESLNKLTVNKTVLVISHRLKSIENADKIVVLDDGVVECQGTHKYLLDNSTIYKKLVDKAHAVEQFTY, translated from the coding sequence ATGAAAAATAGGATTAAAAATTTATTTGCATTAACCGATCAAGGAGCCGAGGATTTAATGAGAGCCAGCACATACTCATTTTTAGTATATTTTATAAATATGTTCCCGGCAATATTATTAATGTATTTTATAGATGGATTGTTGTTGGATCATATTAAAAATAAATATGAGTATTTAGGTATATCTATAGTAGTTCTAATAGTTATGTATATATTATTAGACAAAGAGTATGATTCTCTGTTTAATGCTACGTATAGAGAGAGTGAAAATTTACGAATAGATATAGCAACAACAATTAGTAAGTTACCTCTGTCATATTTTTCAAAACACGATTTATCTGACATAAGTCAAACTGTAATGAAAGACGTTGAGGCAATAGAACACGCTATGAGTCATGCTATGGCTAAAGCGATAGGATTTTTCATATTTTTCCCTATTATATCAATATTGTTATTACTTGGAAATGTTTGGCTCGGGCTTACCGTTATTATATCGGTTGCTGTAAGTTATATGTTTATAGTAATTTCAAAAAAACTACAACTTTCTGCCAATAAGAAGCATTATGATAAATTAAGAGCAAACTCAGAAAGTTTCCAAGAAGCGATTGAGTTACAACAAGATATAAAAAGTTTCGGATTATCTGAAAAAATTAGAAGAAGTTTAGATAAAAAAATGGAAGAAAGTGAAAAAATACATTTAAAAGCAGAAGTAGTTTTATTTGTACCTATGCTTTTATCGTGGATAATATCTCAATTATCTTTAGCAGGGGTAATAGTTGTAGGAACTATATTATACGCAAATGGAAGTATAAATCTTTTATACCTACTAGGTTATATTTTTGCCGCTACAAAAATAAAAGAAGCAGTAGATGGTTTAAGTGCTAATACTACAGAAATATTTTATCTTGACTCAAGAATAAAAAGAATAAAAGAAATAAAAGAATTTCCTTTACAAGAAGGAAAAAATGTAGAATTTAATAATTTTGATATAGAATTAAAAAATGTAGAGTTTGCATATGATAAAAATAGTAAGGTTCTAAAAGATGTAAGCTTTGTAGCTAAACAAAATGAAGTTACAGCTTTAGTAGGTGTATCAGGTTGTGGGAAAACCAGCGTTTTAAAATTAGTATCACGATTATATGATTACGATAAGGGGAGCATAACAATAGATAACCATGATATTAAAGATATAGCGACAGATTCACTATTCAAATATATTTCAATAGTCTTTCAAGATGTTGTATTATTTAACACTTCGATATTGGAGAATATTCGTATCGGACGTAAGGATGCAACGGATGAAGAAGTAAAAGAGGCTGCCAAATTGGCATATTGTGATTTTATAGATAAATTACCGGACGGTTATGATACCATTATTGGAGAAAACGGTGCTACCCTATCAGGTGGAGAACGTCAACGTTTATCAATAGCACGTGCATTTTTAAAAAATGCACCGATAATTATTTTAGATGAAATTACAGCGGCACTTGATGTAGAAACTGAGAAAAAAATTCAAGAAAGTTTAAATAAACTGACTGTTAATAAAACAGTGTTAGTTATTTCTCATAGATTAAAATCAATAGAAAATGCTGATAAAATAGTTGTTCTTGATGATGGTGTTGTAGAATGTCAAGGAACACATAAATATTTATTGGACAACTCAACTATTTATAAAAAGTTAGTTGATAAAGCACATGCGGTAGAGCAATTTACTTATTAA
- a CDS encoding DDE-type integrase/transposase/recombinase has translation MKTIITENIEKTQRYIPHTLQTRIAAVKTYRNGNSIRFICRRYKISKASLLRWNKKYDGTKESLIDKSHRPHSIHPNAHTVEELSWIKNLIKRNPNISMIELYAKLKFNKGYKRHPCSLFRVLRKLGFYKDTKKKVIPYKPKPYDTPTEIGKKWQLDVKYVPKRCYVGEIPDKFYQYTIIDEATRERFIFPFKEQSSYSTVQFVKMAIDYFGYKPKIIQTDNGFEFTHFKDTKRIHPFDVLCNNLGIKHQLIRPRTPRHNGKVERSHRNDNERFYRHLSFFSYDDLISQMKKYLYRSNRLPMQTLNWLSPVEKRKELRKESIKICRL, from the coding sequence ATGAAAACTATTATAACAGAAAATATAGAAAAAACACAACGATATATACCTCATACTTTACAAACAAGAATAGCTGCAGTTAAAACTTATAGAAATGGTAACTCTATCCGCTTTATTTGTAGGCGCTATAAAATATCAAAAGCCTCTCTTTTGCGTTGGAATAAAAAATATGACGGTACTAAAGAGTCTCTTATAGATAAGTCTCATAGACCTCATTCCATTCACCCTAACGCCCATACAGTTGAAGAATTGTCTTGGATTAAAAATCTTATTAAACGTAATCCTAATATTTCTATGATTGAATTATATGCTAAACTTAAATTCAACAAAGGTTATAAAAGACATCCTTGTTCTTTATTTAGAGTGCTTAGAAAATTAGGCTTTTATAAAGATACTAAGAAAAAAGTAATTCCTTATAAACCTAAACCTTATGACACACCTACTGAAATTGGTAAAAAATGGCAACTTGATGTGAAATATGTTCCTAAACGTTGTTATGTAGGAGAAATTCCTGATAAATTTTATCAATATACTATTATTGATGAAGCTACTAGGGAAAGATTTATTTTCCCTTTTAAAGAACAATCATCATATTCTACTGTTCAATTTGTTAAAATGGCTATTGATTATTTTGGGTATAAACCCAAGATAATTCAAACTGATAATGGTTTTGAATTTACGCATTTTAAAGATACTAAACGAATACACCCTTTTGATGTATTGTGTAATAATCTTGGCATTAAACATCAACTTATTAGACCTAGAACTCCTAGACATAACGGTAAGGTTGAACGTAGTCATAGAAATGATAATGAACGTTTTTACAGGCATTTATCTTTCTTTTCGTATGATGATCTTATATCTCAGATGAAAAAGTATCTATATCGCTCTAACCGTCTTCCTATGCAGACTTTAAATTGGCTTTCTCCTGTTGAAAAAAGAAAAGAGCTACGGAAAGAGTCTATAAAAATATGCCGGCTTTAA
- a CDS encoding TetR/AcrR family transcriptional regulator, translating to MEKNDKRERILRAALEMFLHKGYDGTAIPPIAKAAGVSVGTIYRYFESKESLINELFQETVNKLSRFIMKDYPAGYTAKEKFYYIFDKLYEFCKENNRAFLFINDNSYSYYLTKESNNCLTNFFEFIFKDLENFKQQGIVKNLPNNAYIALVYAPIEMAICLQHNNMLDLSEDILLELRESCWHAVRN from the coding sequence ATGGAGAAAAATGATAAACGTGAGCGAATACTTCGAGCTGCATTGGAAATGTTTTTACATAAAGGGTACGACGGAACAGCAATTCCACCTATAGCGAAAGCGGCAGGAGTTAGCGTTGGGACAATTTATCGTTATTTTGAAAGTAAGGAGAGTTTGATAAATGAACTCTTTCAGGAAACAGTAAATAAATTAAGTCGTTTTATAATGAAAGATTATCCTGCGGGATATACAGCAAAAGAAAAGTTTTATTATATTTTTGATAAATTATACGAATTTTGTAAAGAGAACAACAGAGCATTTTTATTTATTAATGATAACTCGTATTCATATTATTTAACAAAAGAAAGTAATAATTGTTTAACAAATTTTTTTGAGTTTATTTTTAAAGATTTGGAAAATTTTAAACAACAGGGAATTGTTAAAAATTTACCTAACAATGCGTATATCGCACTTGTTTATGCACCGATAGAGATGGCGATTTGTTTGCAACATAATAATATGCTTGATTTATCGGAAGATATATTGTTGGAATTAAGGGAAAGTTGTTGGCATGCGGTTAGAAATTAA